The Coffea arabica cultivar ET-39 chromosome 10e, Coffea Arabica ET-39 HiFi, whole genome shotgun sequence region AGATCTGTTCAGGAAATGATTGCATAACTAAAACTGTCTGTCAAGAGTTAAGGACAGTAAGAAGGCTGCATCCTTACCTCCAAAAATACTGAGAAATGTGAAACCTTGTTTGCAGAAAGGCCTTCCACCCTCATCtgagaaattttttaattaaaatttcaaaacatGTATTCCACCACTTAACAGGTTTAGATAGAGATCAACTTTACAAAAGCTTTTAGGATAAGAAATAATATGCCACAAGGCTGCTTTCTAGATTTGCAAAAAGGTAGGTAACATATCTAGTATCCTACCTTATAATTACGAATATGGGTTTTAAAACCCATTGATTGAGCAACAACTTCCATACTCGATAAAACAACCTTTGCAGGTTTTTGTGAAACAAAGCGCGTTTGATTTTTCACCAAATCCTGTATATCCACAGGGTTCAATGAAAATGTTGGATCAGATATGATGAAGTAAAATTAACTAGGACAGGGAGGGGGACTGCATTATGAACTACAACATTAAGCAAGAAGTAACATGAATACTTGAATTAAAATTCATTCAAATTGAGGTGATAATTTGGTGCTTGTACCTGCTTACGATCAAACAAGGCAGAAAGGTTTAATCCTTGGGAGAGAATGATTAGATCAAATGCATTAAGAACCAAAGGCCCTACATCCTCATTCCCACATTGCTCATTAGTTTGTTCTTCCTGCAACACAATAACATGGAGAACATGTGAGGAATAAAGAGCCAACTTCCAACCcatgaatgaagaaattaaaACTCAGCATAATAACTAGTCATTTAAAATGGGAACATTCTGTGGTTAGCACAGAAAATTTCGCTCCTAATATAGCAAAACAGCATACCTACTCAACAAACTTTAACTTGTTTCATCATGAATTAAGTCATGAAAGCCACCCTCACAGATCATAACAGTTGGTTAAGAAACAGATTGGACCTTGCAGTAATGGGGTTAAAGAACAAAATGTGCATCATGCAGGTGCGTATTACATCTTTCATTTTAGTAGCTATTCATGCAGTTGTTAATGCATTTCCCAACAAAGAACAAGCTGTCATGCAATATACTAAGAACCCAATCACATAAGGAATACTATTTTACAAGCTTTATGACCTGCAAAGCTGATTATGAAAGAACTATTGTGATGAAAAGAAGAGCGAACAATGAGATACATATACTTAAGAACTTAAAGAAACAAAGAGATTCATCAGGCAAGGATACAGATATTTGTCAGTTATAAGTATAAGACTGCAAATAGCTTCTAATGCTCCATCACCACAGCTACGGGTGGAAGTATCACAACCAATTCCTGACTACAGGACCAAAGcccagaaaaaagaaatatagatTGCAGTCATATCTTAATATATCACTAGAACTAACGATGATGCAAAATGCTGCTGCAAATTTACTCTCACCAACCTCAGCATCATTAAAAACAGCATTAACATCATCCAGATTGACATCCTCACTTTCAGCAAGTTTCACAGGAACATAGCCTTTCTTAAACCACTCAtcatttctgatttcttcaattCGGATACGCTGCATAAACGAAGAGACATTGTAACACAAAGTGAGTGCACTAAGTAATGGTCCCCAACAAAGCTCTTCTCTGAAAAACTCTACCATAGATATTCAAATGCGTAAACTGCTGACCAATGGAAGCACCTTACAAACTCAGAACCTTTTGAGTTACAAGGTTGTGCATTATGTTTTCAGTTCTTACAACATtcaaatcataccaaattttacaaataaggtGCAAGTACTCTAATAAATTCTGTAACGAGATTACTCCAATCTATTGCTTTTTCTTTGGTATGCTACTAAAAATATCAGTTAAAGCGAGAGACTTCCTGCTCTCCTCCAATAAATCTTGTATTTTGTTGGCTCAGAAACTTCCAAGAAAGCAAATTTCAATACATGAATTTCTCAAGCTAGCCTCTAGAACTGAAGAAAACCTGAAATAGGCAACTAATTGTCGATTGGAAGAAGACAAGAGCATAACAACTACGGTTTCAGAATCTCAAACTAGTTAGACTTACTtaccgtgtcaggattggggtCCAAAGTTCGAGAAATCAAGGATCTTGCTCCAACTGGAAACCAAGATGGGCATAAAAATTCTGCTCTTTCAATCTGCAAAACATACATACCAGTATGACATAATAGTTTATATCCTTTATAAATGAAGGTAATGGCCAACTGCTTCCTTGACATGTGGCAAATCTCTTGACACCAAAACTACTAGAAACAAGCTTCAATGGAGTTAGATCCAAAAGTCAAGCAAAGCAACCCAAGTATCTGATAACTTTCATGATAGTGCAGATATGCTGAAAACACAATACCTTGCCATATAGTGTAGTAAGATCAATCTCGTCAAATGGAAGATAACCCGCCATCAGGACATAAAGGATGACACCACAGGACCAGACATCTGCTACAGCACCATCATAGCCCTTGTGACTCAAAACCTATAGAGCGTACATATATCACGTGCAACTGGGAAatgtttaataaaataaaactggGAAAAGTAAACAATCTAATCCCCTTTATAAAATTACAAGCTACAGTTAGTCCAAGAACCAGTTCAAAGAAATACCTCTGGTGCCACATAGTTTGGAGTTCCACACGTTGTCTTGAGCAGGTTGACTCCCTGAGCATAAAAACTACTATTAGTGTCCCAATGCTATTGTGTTCAACAACTTGGGCAAGGAAATATCAACTTCTGATGTCTTACTTGTCCTGGTAGCGCACTAAGTCCAAAATCTGAGATCTTCAAATTCCCTTGTGAATCTAGTAGAAGATTTTCAGGCTGCGAAGCATAGCATGCATCATGAGGATTCCAATAAAAGGTATAAAAAACAGATTCAGTCAAGTGTCACTGGGTCAGTAAATGAGAACCTTTAGGTCCCTATGGTAGACTCCTCTACTATGACAATAGTCCACACCATCTATAAGCTGCTGGAAGTATCTACGAGATTCAGCTTCACTTAGCCTTCCATGGTGAACCTACATATGGATGCCGAAACATTGTGACCCTCTAAGCATGCTAGAAGTTTTGCTGGGAGCATATTAGAAAATCCATTTTACGCAACAATGTTTGGTAAAGGACCTACAATTTTGTCAAACAATTCACCACCAGTAATAAATTCCAAGATGATGTAGATCTTGGTGCGGCTTGCTATCACCTAACATGGGATGACTAAGATTAGCAAGACTAGCAAACTGCATAGAATTCTGAGATAATAATAACAATTCCATTTGAAAAGGAATGGAATAAAGTTTTCATTTTGAAAGCATGCCTCGTGTAGACGGACAACATATGGATGCCTGACAAGCTTCATTATAGATATCTCCCTCTTAATCTGcatgaagaaaatgacaagACCTGTCATTGAGATTTAATTATGGAAATTCTGAAAAGCTTAGGCTCGGACATGAAAACATGTAAGCTATTGCGAGAGCAGCAgaagaaaatgaacaaaaatacacaaaaacaTACTGCCTAGCGTCTAATGAGaacaaaaatacacaaaaacaTACTGCCTAGCGTCTAATGAGGAGAATCCCATTTGATAAGTATCATTGAGCTCTTCATGTAAGAAATTAAAAAGCACATATATCTAAAACATCAAAGGTGCTACAACTTTCAAGTGGTGAAAAAGTGGGATGGTAACTGTAGATTAAAAATTACCAAATTTTAGCTATTAATCATTAGAATGATGCAACATCAAGTTGTCAAAAAAATCAACAACTGAACAACCGCTTCATAGGATTTGCTGGCAACCGAGTTCAACCGATTAAGCAGCATTCAAATCCAAATTCAAGACAAGTAAGGTTGACTAACCACAGATTACTAGCTACGTTATGGCTATTCAAGTATCATTggagatttcacaaaataagttTCAGCACAGTCATCTTTCAATGAGCTTAATTAGCATACTAGACCATTACCTCGAACCATGCCTCTACCTCAATTGTCATGTCATAACATAATTTACACCAACAAAACTCTATTCTTAAGCTTTAATTTTCAAGAAtttgattcaaattcaattaAGAGCAGAAAGGAACTAGATTATAACCAAATAAAAACAAGTACTTGCTGGATCCATTTTCAGTCTGTCTAGAGAGTAGCTAATTAGCTACAATACAAGCAgcaaaatcatttaaaaaaaaaaaactgaattgtctaaatttgaaccaaaagggATAATGGGAAATAGAGAAAAACCTGGTCGACCATCTTGTGCTTGATGATGGTGGAGCGATCGAGTATTTTCATGGCAACACTCTCCCCTGTCTCTGTATTTTGGGCAAATTTAACTTTAGCAAATGTTCCTTCTCCTATAGTTCTTCCTATCTCATACTTGCCTACTTTCCTCACCACCATTTTcttgtcctttttcttttattttctaaaaaattctaGTACTAAATTTTGAActgttcaaaatttcaaaattttcttgctCCTCCTTCCCTAGCTTCCCACCATTTCCTCTTTATCAATTCTCTCAACCAGACCACattgatcatcaaaatcaccgAAACTTGTTTAAATTAATCAATTTACAAAATCCCTTCGctaaaaatatattaacaaaaagaaaagtaggagcaagaaagaaagaagattaGGTTTGATAAagtagagaaagagagaaaaagcggagaaagaaaagaaaggaaatgggtTTTGAAGTGGCGGAGTGGTAGAAGTGGTTGAAAAAAAGGCATTTATAGTGATGTGAAAGCCAGGTGAAGAGAAAATTGGGATGATTTCAGAAACCTCACCtgaattttttgattatttcacTGACCTCCCCCAGGTATCAAACATTACACTAATCTCCTATAAAGTTAATTATCTTACAACATTTAGACCCAATTGATAATTAAAAAGTAATATTAAGAGGGAAAAAATATTATGATTCCATCACT contains the following coding sequences:
- the LOC113712404 gene encoding CBL-interacting serine/threonine-protein kinase 8-like isoform X2, with translation MVVRKVGKYEIGRTIGEGTFAKVKFAQNTETGESVAMKILDRSTIIKHKMVDQIKREISIMKLVRHPYVVRLHEPENLLLDSQGNLKISDFGLSALPGQGVNLLKTTCGTPNYVAPEVLSHKGYDGAVADVWSCGVILYVLMAGYLPFDEIDLTTLYGKIERAEFLCPSWFPVGARSLISRTLDPNPDTRIRIEEIRNDEWFKKGYVPVKLAESEDVNLDDVNAVFNDAEEEQTNEQCGNEDVGPLVLNAFDLIILSQGLNLSALFDRKQDLVKNQTRFVSQKPAKVVLSSMEVVAQSMGFKTHIRNYKMRVEGLSANKVSHFSVFLEIFEVAPTFIMVDIQKAAGDASEYLKFYKNFCSNLEDIIWKPPTDLCKSRISLARSKRR
- the LOC113712404 gene encoding CBL-interacting serine/threonine-protein kinase 8-like isoform X1 yields the protein MVVRKVGKYEIGRTIGEGTFAKVKFAQNTETGESVAMKILDRSTIIKHKMVDQIKREISIMKLVRHPYVVRLHEVIASRTKIYIILEFITGGELFDKIVHHGRLSEAESRRYFQQLIDGVDYCHSRGVYHRDLKPENLLLDSQGNLKISDFGLSALPGQGVNLLKTTCGTPNYVAPEVLSHKGYDGAVADVWSCGVILYVLMAGYLPFDEIDLTTLYGKIERAEFLCPSWFPVGARSLISRTLDPNPDTRIRIEEIRNDEWFKKGYVPVKLAESEDVNLDDVNAVFNDAEEEQTNEQCGNEDVGPLVLNAFDLIILSQGLNLSALFDRKQDLVKNQTRFVSQKPAKVVLSSMEVVAQSMGFKTHIRNYKMRVEGLSANKVSHFSVFLEIFEVAPTFIMVDIQKAAGDASEYLKFYKNFCSNLEDIIWKPPTDLCKSRISLARSKRR
- the LOC113712404 gene encoding CBL-interacting serine/threonine-protein kinase 8-like isoform X3 produces the protein MVVRKVGKYEIGRTIGEGTFAKVKFAQNTETGESVAMKILDRSTIIKHKMVDQIKREISIMKLVRHPYVVRLHEVIASRTKIYIILEFITGGELFDKIVHHGRLSEAESRRYFQQLIDGVDYCHSRGVYHRDLKPENLLLDSQGNLKISDFGLSALPGQGVNLLKTTCGTPNYVAPEVLSHKGYDGAVADVWSCGVILYVLMAGYLPFDEIDLTTLYGKIERAEFLCPSWFPVGARSLISRTLDPNPDTVFFSSRG